The Limnospira fusiformis SAG 85.79 genomic interval CATGGAATTATTAGTGAGATTGGTAGAAGTGGCGGTAAGCCTTGTGAATTTACAGTGTTTGAATAACTGGTTTACCAAGTGTTGTTACTGTGCTTAATGATTGAGATAAAGGCTGTATATTAATCGGGATGGTGATTGGGTAATACAGCCAGAATTTGGGCGGGCTGAAAATTTTATTTATGGAGTTGCTAAAGTTGTTAAAGGCGACCAATATTATCTGGTTGATACCAGTGGAAATCTCACGTCAATTGTACCAAATGGGTTAGGATATTTACAATTTTCTGAGGGATTAGCCCCCTGGGGAACTGGAGAAGGGAAGGTTGGTAATTTGATTCAACCTCTGCGTTATGGTTATGTAGATACTACGGGAAAAACAATTATTCAACCTCAATTTTATGGGGCTGAACCTTTTTCTGAGGGGTTGGCTGTAGTACAGTTAAACGGTCACTACGATTGAGGAAGCTGGGGGGAAGCAAGTCAAGGAATGCCTCCAGAATCTTTGAGAATTGTTCGCGGGGGGAAATATGGATATATTGCTAAACCTTGAATATCATCTGATGTTGATGAGATTAAAAGAGTTTTCAGTGGTGATAGCTTCGATAATGCTGAGGGGAGGGTGAGTTAGCAAGAAGGGAAAATACAGTAGTGTGTAGCCAGGGTCAAGAAATGATGTTGATTGGTGCTAGTTTTAGCTTAAACTATAGTTAAAATTAATTCACATTCGATTAAACAATGGCTATTAACAGGGTTAGAGTCGCTAAAGATAAAGCAGACCTAGTGCGAGATTTAACCGAATCCGAAAACAAAAGCGGCCCGTTTCAGACCTATGCAGATGTAATAGTATTCGCCGCCTCTGTAGGTATCCGCCACCAAAAGCGAGTACCGATTGAGGCTGTTTCTCAGAGAGATCCCGCGCCTATTTCCCTAGAGATATTCATTTCGAGGGGTTATGATTGGGTAATTAAACTGATAGCGATCGCCCATACTAAGGACAGCAAAACAATCTCACCTTTTGACCCAGAATTGGAAGCAGAAAGAGTGAAAATTTTTGAAGAATTTGCCAATGGTGGACTAGAAATTTTACGAGAAGAATTTAGGGGGGCGGTAGATTATGGCGATCGCCTGTTATTATTGCTGATGTCGGAACGCGATCGCTTCAAAAAACCGGAATCAGAATTTGATCTGAGTCAATTTTTAGGCTAATTCAGCGGCGGTCACTCTTACCGTTGTATGCTTCTAGGATCGAGGGCATCTCGGAGACCATCTCCCAGTAAATTAAATGCTAAAACGGTTAAAATAATCAACAATGCTGGCGGCCAAATTAGCCAAGGTTGTAGCACCAAAATGGAAGCATTAGTAGCAGAAGAAAGTAAATTCCCCCAGGAAGGATCTGGCTGTTGAATACCCAAGCCAATTAAACTAAGCACGGACTCAGAAATAATAAAACTGGGGATGGTCAGGGTAGCCGAAATAATCACATAGGTAGCTGTTTGGGGGAGTACATGACGGATAATAGTATAAATTGGTTGAGCCCCCATTACCCTAGCCGCTTGGATAAATTCGCGTTCTTTAATAGAGAGAACCTGTCCCCGAATGACTCTAGCTAGTCCCGCCCAACTAATAAATGAAATGATAATTACAATTAGTAAAAACCTTTGGGCGCTGGAAAGTTGGGGAGGAAGGACTGCTGCTAAAGCTACTAATAAATAAAGTCCGGGAATGGTCATTAAAACTTCCACTAATCGCATGGATATAGTATCAATCCAGCCACCAAAATAGCCGGAAATTCCCCCAACCAACATACCCAAGGGGAAAGCAATAGCAATTCCGACTAAACCGATACTGAGGCTGATACGACTACCAAAAACTAAGCGACTCAACTGATCGCGGGCTTGTTCATCGGTTCCTATGAGGTTAATATAGGCTGGACCCACTACGCCAAAAAGATGAAGGTCAAAGGGAATTAAACCTAAAATTTTATAGGGGTCTCCTTTGACGAATAACCGCAGAGGAGAAGGTTGTTCCCAGTCTACTATAGTTTGTCTTTGACCTGTTTCAATATCAACGGGTCCCTGAGTTGTGGGATAAACATGGAGTCCGATAAATTCTCCTTGAGGGTTGACCCAATGAATTGGGGTGGGGGGTAATAGGGATCCGTCTAATTGGGAATTATAGGGATTATAGGGAGCGACAAAATCAGCAGCGATCGCCATAATATAAAACAGAATCAGTATTCCCGCGCCCAATTTTGCCAAGGGATTTTTTTGTAGTCTTTGCCACCATTTCATAAACTTATTAACCTCACCTGCATATCTATCTATAACATCTGATGTTAGCATAAGAGATTACCGCTGGTGGGGGTTAATGACATTACAGGTCAATCCCAGCAGCATCTTTATCCATTCCCATCATTAGTGATTTCGGAAACCTGTAAGTTAGGAGAGTTGTCGATATCTTGGGGAAGATTAGTAAAAAAGGAACCGGCTTGGGGTGGTAACTGAGGGTTAAAGATGATTTCAATAATGCTCTTAATTACCCCAGTGATGGGAATAGCTAAAATTACTCCTAATAAACCACTAACTTTTCCTCCTAATAAGATGGCTGATCAAATCACTACCGGACTTAATACTGTGAGAATAGTATGACTCAAACCCCTATCCTAACTGCGATAATCGGGATTTACTTAACCCAATAGTCGTACCGTCACGCTCAATATGCACTCCATTCAGTCTTAGCATACGGGACGATTGGTGCATATCCTTTAGCAACAAATCTTAATTATTGACGGGTTAATCAATAAACACAACTTAATCAATCTGTCAAATATCCATACCCTCCCCCCAACCAAACACCGATAGGGTAACTCCCTTGTGATACCCGTCAATGGCAAGCCTATCGGTTCGTTCCTCACCATTGACTGCTATCACGTCGGTCGCACCCCCAAGAGTGCTTGTTCTGGTTGGGGGGGGAGGTATGTTTCAAAGTCAACATGATAGCCGTAGGTAGCCATAGAAAGGGACTTATTAATTTATCAATGTACAAAGATATTAGGCTGTCTTTCTATGGACTAGACCTATAGGTAAACCTATGTGCGATCGCAAAACCTGAACTATCATCTACCGGAACCAACCCGATACCCCTAAACAACTTTTCAACTGGTGACAATTACCGAGCAGAAACCGATACCAACATAATCAGTTCACCCCTATGTTATTGCCTATCAATAAATGCCAAAATCAACAATAACAGTTATCAATAACATCACCTCTAGTATGATTATACTCATTGCATTAATCTCCAAAAATAAAGGGTAAACCATTTAATCCTCTCCAAGGGTTCAAAGATTGCGTAAAAATTACTATATGGTGGTGATTCAATTATTTGATATTCATTTAGCCAAATAGTTTCACGTTTAACCATCATATTCTGCTTCATATCATTGTATGTGTAAAATTTTAACCATCCTGCCATTTTCCCATAAATAGAAACTTGGTCTGCATCAAATAATATCCTCACAAATTTGCTACCTGATATATCTGGCAATCGTTTACTTCCGTGTGCTGTATCATCCTCTTTGAGTAAGTATTGGTTGTAAGCTAAAAACCAATTAGTTTCAGATATATCATATTTGTTAGACATGATCTCACCTGCTTGATTACATTATCGTTATCCGTGTCACACCATAAATCACCTACACTTAAACCGATAGGGCTTGTCGGTAAATTACTGATCTTACCATTTGTAGATGCTGTGGGTTTACCTAGTGCGTCTAATTTTTGAGATAATTCTTGAATCCCTGCCACTAATAAAGGAACTAATTTTTCATAAAGAATCGTCAGATAATCTATTTTTTTGTCGTCAACTTCAGGGCTATCTGTGTGGTCATTTTGAACCACTTAAACTGCATCGGGGTAGTGCTCTTGAACTTCTTGTGCGATTAAACCGATTTTAGTTTATTGTGTAGAAAATCCATGGCTGCTAACTCATTATATTTAAATTTAATTAAATATAATTTTTGAAGTCAATCTAAGCTATTAATACTCTCATTAAAAACTGTTGTAAATCTCATATCCGAAGAACCTTTAACATAATCTCCACTATCGTTAATCAAAGATACGTTTGTGCCTCCTACTCTAAATCTAGTATGTACTCCAGATGATGAAAGAGTTGAGTGCTTCATAAAATATGTCTGCCCGTTATATAAGTGTATTGCATATCTATCGCTAGGAGCACCTCGCCAAACATTACTTTCAAGAAAATTAATACCATGATATATAAATACTCTAGGATTAGCCTCTGCTTCAAGTCGCATAGAATAATTTCCCTGATGAGAAAACGCCCAGCTATTTCCTCCAACTCTACTATTTAGTACTAAACTTGCCGAACCAGCAGTAGACCCTATCCGGCGTATGTCAAACCCCCTCCAAACATTAAAATTAATAAGCATATTTTTATCAAAACAACTTTCATTATTTAAAAAATATACGGGATTATTTATTATGTTAAATGTTTTAATTCCTGTGAAAGTGTGATTGCCTGTAGTTCTTACTACAGTTGAATCTACATTAATTGTTCTATTAGCTGCTAATGTTCCTCCTCCTGATAAACCATCTCCTGCGGTTAATGTAATGTTTGAATGTGTATGCTCTGATGGAGTAAACGTTGTCGGTTTACTTGTAACTTCAGACCAAGTAGCCACCTGGTTGCGGTAGCAGGCGCACTACTGATGTCGCCCCATATATGACCGTGACCGGATGGCGCGAAATTAGTATTTGAGTCAATAACTGCTTGTATCCGTTCATTAGTTAAATACAGATTAACTTCAGCTTCTGGCAAGTCATCGGTTGATTGCCCAAATTTACTAGAGTAAATATTGAAATTAGTCATAATAAAGATTCCGAAAAAAGGGGGGATTATCCCCCAACTATTTAATCTACAGTGACCAGCTCAACCAAGGTCACTGAAATATCAGCAACTGATTCGGCAATAGCTTGTAGTTTACTAGCGCCAATAGTGAGCATAACAGTATCACCCGGCTTCACAGAAAATGCGGCATTAGCTACGGTATTTTTTGTGGGTTCTAAGATGAAATGAACGGGTACATTAGACCGATTTTTGATAAATACATTACGCCCGTTTGTGTTAGCATTTACTGCCACTAATTCGGCAACTGTATTAGCCGTTAAACTAATAGCGGTTGTAACGGGAGTACCCGGTATCTTAGCAGTAATATTGAGAGTGTCTAAATTTAGAGCGCTACTATAAACCGAAAAACTCATAATCACCTACCTCCTAAATAATTCCATTGTAGCCGGTTAGTAAGTGATTGTCTGCTCTAACCCGACAATCTGCGAAACACTATCCTCTGTTATCCCGTAGATACTAGCAGTAGATTTTAACTCGTCATCCCATGCAGTGTTAGGCGGTAGCCATAAACATTGACCTGGTATGCAATTGCTGATGTGTCCATGACTAAACCAAACCCCAACGCTACCCGTGTTCTGTAGGTGTAAGCGATATCTCTAAGTATTGGCTGCGCGGATAAGTGTAGGGGTATTACCTACGGAAATCCCAAAATTTTCGGGTTGAGTTAATGATGGTGTTTTGGGTAAGGTATCAAGTTGGTATTCTGCCATACCAAAAATATTAATTGAATCATTATTGTGTAATTGATTTAAACATCTAGCTTGTCATACAGAATGTGAATCTATAGCTAATCCTTCTGTCTGATTGGTAATCAATTCGATTAATAAATTTTCGGTATGGATTCCCCCATAATAAGGGAGTTTTATGATACCTAGATTTAACCCGTTTTCTGTGGCTAGGTTCCCATCAAATATCTGTAAGTCTATAGAACCTTGTAACACATCTTGTTTCTTAAACGAATAAACACATTGCCAGAATGGCTAATGTACAGATTTGACATAGATGACGAAAGATGGGGTGAATTTGAAGTTAAAGTAGAGATTGATGATGTCAATCTCATGACCAAAGCCGAAGAAAAAGCCGAAATCAAATTACCTAACTTAGCTGAATCAATTGCTGAAATATTTGGTATGGTAATGGAAATTGCTATCTCTCATCAGGTTACAAAAAACGCTGTTTTAACGGCGTTACATGAAGCAGGTTTGGCTCATGCTGCCGCTTTTAAAGCTGGTAGGAAAGTATCTGAAATAATTGATGATTTGGGATTCGCTACCGAGGAAAAATATGAAACAATTAAAACAGCATTTACCCCGGAGGCTGATAATTTTGAGGAGCTACTGGGACCCAATGAAAGCAAAATTAAGATTACCAACCAGAAGGATGCAAAAGAAACATTACAAACAACATTAAATCAAATTCAATAAATATTTGCTTACGCGCTCAAGGTACTTTACAGGTGAACAGTAATGACCCAGCAAAAGACATATTAGCCGATTTAACGCGGTTATATGATTCAATGAAAAAACAGGATGATATCAGAGAAGAGGAAACCGAAAAAGTACAAGAATTACTGAAAAAAGACTTTCCTGATATCAAGATAGAAACCGAATTGATTGATGGCGATAACCCACTAAGAGGGACTTTGTAATGGTTGCCAGAAGTGCAAGAATGCTAAGGAGTACTCGTAGCTTGTCTAGTCGTCAAACCCGTAGCAGTATAGGTAGAAATGGCGTTAGACAAGTTAATTTAGCCCAAAGAACATCTACCCAGGAAATGGGTTGGTTTGGCAAATTATGAGCCAAATTTACTGGTAAAGTTGTTGAATGGGGCAAAAGTTTTGGAGGTTGGCTATGGGAAGGAATTACTAAGTTTTTATCTAACTTTAGCTTTGAGAAAGTAGCGAGATTTATTACCTCTAATTGGGACAGCTTTGGGAATTTTAATGGGAATATTAGCGATAGTGATATTGATAGAAACATCCCAAATATTGCCGGACAATTTATAACCACCACGGCTGGGTTTTTAGGTAATATGGCTGGGAAATTAGTATGTGGTGTTTTACCAGTAGCAGGTCTTGCATTTATCAATAAAGCGGCTGCTATGCACGTAGCATTAAGCAAGGGGCCTGAAATGCTTATGGAAGTATCTACAGCATTCGGTTCATGCGTTAAACAGTCATTTAACATGGCTATGAAAGCAATAGCATGGACGTTATTTAAACACGGTAGATGGGTTGTTAAAATGTTTTTAACAAAAAGCCCAACAACACTAGCAAGGTCTATTGTTTAAATGGTTCCTGGTGGTAAAGGAACGATTGAAAAATGGGGTGAAGAAAAAGGTGAAGAATGGTCTTTGGGAAAACAGAGAAGGGAAGCTAGGGAGAAATTACCAGAAAAATATGATGGAAATATAAACACTATTTGGAACCAAGACAGTTCCGAGGAATTCGGGGATGAGTTTAGCGAGAACTGTAAAGAAGCTATCATCTTAGTCGCTCAAGGTTTAGATGAATATATGGCACTGCAAAGAATAGAAGAAAATAGATAACAACAATTAGTTAATGCTGTAGTATAAGCTGGTGGAGAAAGATTCAGACTTGTGTCATCTTTGAGAAATTTGCCGGAAAATGTTGCGAGTACATTGGCTCAAACTGAAATACTAGGGAATAGGGATATAGGTCAATTTATGGGGTCAGGTGATTTTCGGGAAATCAGTACGTCAGCTAATCTTAAAATACAGTTAACTTTGGTTTTGTACAACTACGAAAAACCACCATACTGGACTAAAGATAGGCGGTCAACACTGCCAAAAACTCAAATAGAGTTACCGTCGGTTAGTAGGGATAAAATTACATGGGATAGGTGACAAAGGATATTTACTCAACCCAGTAAATCAGCATTTACTAAAGGGAATATTAAGGTTACTTGTACTATGAGTAATGGCAGAAGATTTGCGTTTTTTATGAATGAATCTAGTCAAAATGAGGCAGAAAATATCTGTAAACAATTAGTTGATTTAACTGACGCTAAAATCGTGTATCCTATTACCTTCGAGGAAAGAAAAGGTTTTGGCGGTAGGGAAAATGCGAAAAGAATTAAAGAGAGCAAAATGTATATCAGTGAAGTGAAAATACTTAACTGGGAATTAATTGATAAATTTGAACAAGCTAAAATCGACTTAGGTGAAGGTAGTGTCTTGGCGATGTATCAGGACCCTAGAAAAACCAAAGTCAAAATTCCTCTACATTTCCAGAGAAAACCTAGTTGGGTTGATAATGTCATACGGAAAGCTACGAGGACATCGTTAGAGTGAAAAACTGGAAATCAACCCCCAACTACAACCTAATCATTGAGTCATATCAGTCACTAACTATCATCCACGATGAAAGAGATTACCAACATACTTAGACATGGTTAAACTGGTAGTTAGCGTAATGTTGGTATTGGTAGCGTACCGTCGCGTTTAACTCAAAAGCTGCTACATATATGTAGCTTCTGTTGAAAGAACCATAGCAGCCACAATCAGCAAATACACTGCTATAGTCTAGGTATTGAATAAAATCAAGGTGAGATTATGGCTACTAAGAAAACGCTAGGCGCTGCGACACTGGAAAACCAATTACTTGAAATTATTGAGCCAACCCAACGAATGCAATCTACTGCAAGTAATAATCCTGATGGTGCAACCGTAGTCACTGCTTATACCCGAAATATGGCTACAGGTCTCGTAACTGTTTCATTGTCAATTCCAACAGACGATGTTTTAGACCCTACTGACGGCAGTATTGATGTAATAGCTACAGAGCTATTTGTTGATTAATGGATATCGGGTAGGCGCTAATATCATCGTTTTACCTACCCTGATTTAGACAATTTAGAAAAAAGGAAACTGATATCATGCCTTTAGCTGACGCATGGAACAAATACAAAGATGATTGGATAGCAAACTTAGCAACAGCCAAGGGTCCACACCTAGGCAGAAGTTTAGTAGTTGAAGTTCCAGTGGATGCAACTTCAAAAATAGGCGTACCTATGCCTATGCTTTTACTCCACATTTTAAGTGGAAGTTCAGTAACTAATGAGCCAGCCAATGTTAGGGAATTAACCATTTGGAGACCACCTGTTAGCAATACTTCCACGCCTAATGCTAACAGACGTAATATCCTAAGAGGAACTCGAGTAAGAGCATACAAGAAGTCTGAATACACCCGCTTCTTTGTTGAGGCTCCGGTTAATCCTGGCTAGTGGCGTAAATACACCCAAACACGGGTAGGCGAAAAAATACTGAGATTTATCAGTATTAAAGCACCTCCTATCGTTTCTGTTAGTGGCTTGTTATATGTATTTGCTCACTATTTTACTATCAAGCCAGCATCATTAAGAACCTATAACAGTATGTTCAGAATTCCTAGCAGCGATGGGCTTGCCCTAGCTAACCTGGGTGAATTAACTGTTGAGAGAAGTGAAGCACCAAACCAAGTACAGGGTGAACTTTTCGCTGATGCTCCTGTTAGCAGCGAAGGCAATAAGAGTGTGAAAAAATAAATCAGCATCAAAAAGTAGACAAAGAGAATTGACCACTATATAAAAAAATAGTGGTCTTTTGTTTGAGTTGTATGTGGCGATAATTTAAACATTTCACAATTATGGTATAAAGTCAATAATTCTTTTATTTTTTTGGGCTTATATGTTTCTTATGTATTTATAAGTATTAATTAGATTAAAAATAATCATCATCAACAACAAAAAATATCAAAAACAGTGATTTCCAACTCAATAACTCAATCGTATTTTGGAAAAATGATTTTGTCCATGAGTTGAAAATCACTGACAGATGCGTAAAAACCAAAATACATTAGTAGACCAAAATACCGCTATTTACCAGCTTGACAAAGACAGCGTAAAAACCAAGGATACACATGGACTCTCACCTAGTGAATATCTGGCAATCTTAAAAAGGTTCAGCAACTTTGCCGGATTTCTTGACCAGGTAGTTCCTTATCTGCCATATCCCAAAACATCACCTATCTACACATTAAAAGAAAAGTTGGTGTTTGCATCTGTAACGGACGAAAAGGACTTTAATCTGGAATTAACCTACTCTGAGATTATCGCGTTAAAGAATAGCATTAAAGCTATTCTAACTCTGATTAAACTTGGTGGTGGTGTCAGGGGTGTACGTAAAGTTTCTGGTGCTATTGCTGACGATATCGCTGCCTTGGAGGGTCACTTTTTTAATCTCTCCGATAATCATGTTGACCCTGATATGCCCGAATCATTGCCTGACCCTGACCCGTTTTCAGATTGGCTTCAGACTAACGCCTAATTAGCAAAAAAAAGGCTACCCGTGAAAAGGTAGCCAATACACCAAACATCGAGGACTATCACCATGATATCAAAGCACTGGAAAGAAGTGCGGTTAAATCTCAGGAATATTAAACTTGACCCGTTGATGTATGTGGGAACGTCGTTTGCTATAAAGGTTCCTAACTATGCAGGAAGAGGACGACTTCAATGGCAATTAACAGCCGTTAAGTTTGATAAAGAATTTCTGGCTTATTGTCTGGGAGAAATGATTAAAAAATTAATTCCATTACACCCAGATAAAATTGAGGAAATTCTCAACGAGGCACTCGAATATTATCGAGCGGAATGGAACATTTATCAAACTGAATCTGGCGGCGATAGAGAGCCAGATAATGAAACTTATTTTGGGGAGATAAATGATGATTAACAAGTATCATGCCAAAGGACAATACTACGACGGGTATTACTTTGGGTCAACATTAGAGAGCAAGGTTTATCACCTACTCAAAAAGTATGATGACAACCTATCAATACACCCCCGATTAACTTTGGTTGATGGCAAGAAACCTTGGCGACCAATTACTTGGAAACCTGACTTTTATAGTCCAGTTTTCAACCAATACATCGAAGTAAAAGGAACGCTAACACCTGAGTTTAAGCTCAAGATGCAATTGCTTCATTACCTTAATCCCGGAATGATTGAAGATATTTGGTTTGTCACTCGGAACAGGTCTTATCGCTGGCAAGGTATTTATTTAATGAATATCGATGAGTTCCAACGACACCTAAAAGCACAAGAATTTAAGTTAATAGGAGAACATCAACCGTGAGAAATCTACACTATAAAGGCATATTTAGCCTCAATGGTGAACTTGTGCAAACTCACTACAATCCGCATGAATTTGATAAAACTGCAATCATTGTGGCTTATCAAATTCTGACACATATTGAGGAACACAAAACACCTGAAGTAAAGAATATTACCTATCAGGTAATGGGTAGTTACAGACCACGTGGTGATTATCAAGGCTCTGCAATTATTAGACTTATCAAGCAAACTCACTTAGTTGAACTTGTTAAGGAGTCAAGACTTCGAGTCTATTTATCTGGCAATCCACTGTTTTGGGCTGCTTGTCGCCAAATTGCAGCCAGAATCGAATCACCTAACACAATCAACAATCAACAATTAACTGAGGAAGAGTAATCACGAGTATTGGATATTACGGTAAAAAAGATGACGATAAATTCGCATTCTGTAGCGCGGTTAAGCCGGGAGAATCTGGAACATATTTGGAAATCACTAGCGCTATGTTTGTTGTACAATCGCCTCACCTGTGGCTTATTGGCTATGGATTAAGTGGTGATTTCCAGAACTTCAATGATAGGTCGTGGAAATTTGAAGAGCAATTAATCGCAGTACGCTTTTGTATTGCTGAGTACTCTAGTGAATATCAAGGGAAAAAAACGGGAATACAAGCCTACTTCGGTTGAATTAGCGTTACTGCATTTAGTCGAAAGTGACGCTATGCTGACAAACGGTAAAATGATGTTTACCGGAACTGTAAATCTAGGACAATCAGCCACACGGGTAGCCGAGCGACTCCTTGAGGTAAATAGTGAGAATTCAAATGATTTTGAATCAGCCAAGAATAAGCATGATTTAGCACGATTTATCCTCGAATACAGCACAGGATTAGATACCTTTGAATCCACTGTTGCCGGGTACACTGTACAAGAAGCTATTGATTTTGTTGAATCAAAAACTAGTAAAAAAATGGTAGTTTTGGCGGTAAGGCCAAATATAAAACCTGGGAAGAACGGGTTGAGTCTACAGCAAAAATTCTTGATTGTGAGCCTGATTTTGATAGCCTATACAGCAAGGTTAAAAAATTGGACGCTGATACCCTAATCGCGTTACTTGAGTTAATGAAACTCAGCTAATTACCACAAAAATCCCCCCCAATATTGGGGGGGATGACTACCATACAGCAAGCCAACATATTAAGAGGTCACTACCATGTCTGAGGACTATTTAGATTATAGGCTAATACGCGACTCATTGGCAGATGAATTAGAGGAAATAATTGTTGACGGTACATTAGGGACACAAGTTGAGTCAATATGTAGGGCTTGTGCTATCCTACCCTATCCGGATGTTCAATTCCCAATTATTACTAGCTTTATTTGCTCACCTGTCACGCTAATGTAAACCGCTGGGTGTCTGTTTCTTTGGGGGTCTAGTGGAACGGGTAAAAGCCAGATAGCTACTATTGCGGCTTCACTGTATCGCACCGACACAGTG includes:
- a CDS encoding DUF1064 domain-containing protein, with the protein product MMINKYHAKGQYYDGYYFGSTLESKVYHLLKKYDDNLSIHPRLTLVDGKKPWRPITWKPDFYSPVFNQYIEVKGTLTPEFKLKMQLLHYLNPGMIEDIWFVTRNRSYRWQGIYLMNIDEFQRHLKAQEFKLIGEHQP
- a CDS encoding ABC transporter permease; this translates as MLTSDVIDRYAGEVNKFMKWWQRLQKNPLAKLGAGILILFYIMAIAADFVAPYNPYNSQLDGSLLPPTPIHWVNPQGEFIGLHVYPTTQGPVDIETGQRQTIVDWEQPSPLRLFVKGDPYKILGLIPFDLHLFGVVGPAYINLIGTDEQARDQLSRLVFGSRISLSIGLVGIAIAFPLGMLVGGISGYFGGWIDTISMRLVEVLMTIPGLYLLVALAAVLPPQLSSAQRFLLIVIIISFISWAGLARVIRGQVLSIKEREFIQAARVMGAQPIYTIIRHVLPQTATYVIISATLTIPSFIISESVLSLIGLGIQQPDPSWGNLLSSATNASILVLQPWLIWPPALLIILTVLAFNLLGDGLRDALDPRSIQR
- a CDS encoding WG repeat-containing protein, whose product is MIQPLRYGYVDTTGKTIIQPQFYGAEPFSEGLAVVQLNGHYD
- a CDS encoding DNA phosphorothioation-associated protein 4 encodes the protein MAINRVRVAKDKADLVRDLTESENKSGPFQTYADVIVFAASVGIRHQKRVPIEAVSQRDPAPISLEIFISRGYDWVIKLIAIAHTKDSKTISPFDPELEAERVKIFEEFANGGLEILREEFRGAVDYGDRLLLLLMSERDRFKKPESEFDLSQFLG